The stretch of DNA GATCTTCTTCGCCCGGAAGAGCGCGGCGAGTTGCTCGCCGATTTCAAGCGGCCAGTCGATGCCGCCGCCCGCTTCCGAGAAAATGACGATCCGTGCTGCGCCTTCCTCGACGAAGCTGCGGCTGTGCGTCGTGCGCTCGCCATTCGCGACTGGAAACTGCACGAACAGGTACGGGCTCGGAGCGGCCGGGATCTGTCCGTCGCCGTAGGGATAGACGATGTCCGGCTTGCCTCCGGACACGGGGGTCCAATCGGTGAGCACCTGCTTCACCGTCGCGACGACGTGCTTCTTGGCCATGGCGTCAGCGCATCGTGATGATGATGGCGGGCTGGCGTGTATCGCGCTCCCGCTTGATCAGCTCGTGAGCGGTGGCGCGTCCGTATCGCTGGCGCAGCTCGGTCTTGCCCACGTTGTAGACGATCGCGCCCTCTTGGAAGGAGCGGTAGCCGAACTGGATCCGAGCGAGATTGCCGAACCGGCGCTGGGCCAGGGCCGCGACCACCTCGTAGACACCTTCCGGCGCCTGCGAAGACAGCCCTCGCTCAATCTTTCGCGCGTAGGGCACCGTCGAGAGGAACACGAACACGTCGCCCTCGCCGGGCGCAGCAGGATCAGCCTGCTCGCCGTCTGCGAAGAAGATGTGGCTCTTGCTGTATTCCGGACTCTTCGGCGTATCGCCCACCGGCGAGTGGATGATGAGCTGCTCCTCGACCCACTCGAACAGGTCGGTGGCGAAGTTGAAGCGGAAGACGATCTCACCGCGGTCGGGGTTTACCGATTCCAGCGGCGCGCCCGACCTGCCGTCCACGAAGGTGCTGTGCTGCGGCGTCCGGCCAAGCACGCGAGTGTTCACCTCCTCCGCATCAGCGAGCGCGCGCCGAGCCACGCCGGCGATCAGCTTCTGCCGTGCCTGCGGGGCGAGTGCGCGCTGCACGGCGATCGTCAGCTCCCGGGCGAGCGGCTTCAGGCGGGTGGCGCGGGCCATCAGCCCCGAACCGTGCAGTCGTAGGCGAGAAGCTCGCCGGCCACTCGGTGGGTATTGTCGTCGATCGCCTTCAGGGTCCGCTGCACGCCGTTCACGAAGACGACGTCGGTGCTGCTGACCTTGAACGGTAGCGGGAATCCACCGGCGACCACGTCCTTCGCCAGCATGATGACCCGGCTGTCGCCCTGCGTGATGCCGCCGATCAGCTCGGATGGCGCATAGCCCGTCACGATGGCTCTGACGTCGATCTGGGCGTCATACGTCGGCGGGACGCTGTTCGGCTTACGCCGTCGCAACGAGACCACCTCGCCGCGGCGATCGATCTCCCGCGCGTAGAGGTCAGCCGTCGGCGCCGATTCGATCTCGAGGTGAACGTCGTCCGCGTTGACCGCTGAGGCCTTGCGGATGGTGATCGTGAAAACGTCGCCGTCAAGCTCGCACCGATCTCCCACCTTCAGTCCGCGGGTCAGATCGCAAGAGCGCACCGTAAGTCGCCCGCCGCGCCCCTGGAGCGTCACACCCACGATGCTCACCGTGACCGCCCGCTCGTATTCGAGCCGTCCCCACTGAACGTCGCTGATCGCCCCGTACGTGCCTGCGGAGCGCCGCAGGAACTGGACGCGCTGGTTGAGGGTCCCGGCTGCCGCGATCATCGGTTTACCGCGTAGACAGCCACGGGGATGGAGTAGGAGCCGCCAATTCCGATGGCCGGCACGCTCAGCACCACCTTCATCGTGTTCGCCGCGGTCGGCAGCGCGTGGTGCACGGCATAGCCATCCGGGAAGGTGCCGGGAGCCGTCGGGTAGACCTCAAGCACGTCGGTGGTCAGCACGCCCGAGCAGGTGATTCCGGTCTTCGTCCGGATGCCGGAGGAGATCGAGATCAGCGTCGTCTCGCCGATCGTGGCGTTGCAGATGAACTGCGCCGCCTTCGGTCCGGCGGGACCGGTCGCACCCGTGGCTCCGGTCAGACCTTGGGGGCCTTGCGAACCGGTGGCGCCTTGGGGGCCGGTTTGACCGGTCGCACCGACTGCGCCGGCGGGGCCCTGCGCTCCCGTTTCGCCTTTCGCACCGGCTGCTCCTGCGGGTCCAGCAGGGCCTGCAGGTCCAGTGCTGCCCTGTGCGCCTGCGGGACCGGTGGGTCCAGCCGGGCCAGTTGCACCAGCAGGGCCGACATCGCCCTGCGCACCTTTGGCGCCGGTCGCGCCGGTTGATCCTGTGACACCTGTTTCCCCCTTTGCGCCTACCGGTCCTTGGGGTCCGGTATCACCATGAGCGCCAGCAGGACCGACAGGACCAGCAGGACCGAGCCCACCGGCAGCGCCCGGCGCTCCGGCTGGCCCAATGCTACCAACAGGCCCGGCAGGGCCAATGCTGCCAGCGTCACCACGAGGCCCAGCCGGGCCAGTGTCGCCCTTCGCTCCTGCCGCACCGGTCGCTCCTACAGCACCCGCAGGCCCTGCCGGGCCACGGTCTCCGGGATTCCCCTGCGGACCAGCCGCGCCGTCCTTGCCGGAGCTTCCCGCCGGGCCCGCTGGGCCGGCGTCTCCGCGCGCGCCGGGGGCACCAGCAGGTCCAGCCACACCATCGACGCCGTCGCGGCCAGGAGGCCCAGCCGGACCGACAGGTCCAGGGCGACCGTCTGCGCCTGGAGCGCCTGCTGCGCCCACATCGCCAGCGGGTCCGCGGTCGCCGGGCTGTCCTGCATTACCGCGGTCTCCTTGAGGCCCGGGCGGTCCAGCGGGACCGGCTGGCCCCTGCATGGACTTGAGGCTGTAGCCGATGGATCGTGCATCGGCTGGAATCGGCGCCGCGAGCGCGAGACACAGCGCCAAGGAGAGCAGCGCGCGCATCAGCCGCCGCTCCGGCCGTAGTGCATCTCGGGCGTACACGTGTAGCCCGGTGTGCCCATCGTCATCGCCGAGATGAAGGTGGGGTGGCTCGTCCCCATCGTAGCTTCGGTGCGGGCAAGATAGATCATGCCCTTGTCTTCGGTGACCTGCTCGGTCGGATCGTTGGTGCCCAACAGCCGCACATCCACGTCGCACGGGATGGCAACGCGGTACGTCGTGGCGCCGGCCGGCAGGGTCACGGGGAAGGTCTTGGGCGTCGGGCCGATGTCCTTCAGCCGAATCGGATCGCGATGCAGCCGGGCGAACGGCATCGTCATCGCCGGCAGCGGATTGTCGACCGAGTAGCTGTTCGACGGCCCCTGGTAGGGGATCGTCTGTGCCATCATGAAGGGCACCAGCAGGACGGCGAGGATGGCGTGCCATGACCTCATCGTGTTCCTCCCGATCGGATGGCCGAAGCCGCGCCGTTACGAGTGGTCGGGGCTGACGCGCAGGCGCCCCGCAAGCGCCTTCAGGCCGAACTCGACCTGGCGCGAGATCGTGGTGCCGCCCTGCGCAGTGTTCAGCGTGGCCTCGCGGTTCACGTACCAGTGCCCGACGAGGAGCAGGATCGACTGCTTCAGCGACATCGGGACGGCGTCGGCGCTGGCATGTCCCGCGCTGAAAGCGATCCGGTAGGCACGGGGCCCGGCCGGATCTACGGACGCGGCCAGTAGCCGTGCCACGACAGCGAAATTGTTCTCGGTCGCGGTGACGAAAGTGCCAGCCGGAGCCGCCTCATAGGCGCCGTCGACCAAGCTGGCCACGGCCACAGCATCGACATCCTCGACCGGCCGCAGCGGCAGCTCGGCAGTCGAGTTGATGGCCGGGAGAAACAGCTCGAATTGCTCGGCGAGGAGGCAGTAGCCGTTGAGCCACCCATCCGGACCGTGAAGGAAGTCGAAGCCGGTGACGATGAGATCCTGAATCAGGTCGTCCTCGTCGGCGTGGCGGACGCGGAGGTGCGCCTTCGCCTTCTCCAGCGTGACGACCTCGAGC from Methylobacterium sp. PvR107 encodes:
- a CDS encoding phage head-tail connector protein, which gives rise to MRRISDPLTPEAKLEVVTLEKAKAHLRVRHADEDDLIQDLIVTGFDFLHGPDGWLNGYCLLAEQFELFLPAINSTAELPLRPVEDVDAVAVASLVDGAYEAAPAGTFVTATENNFAVVARLLAASVDPAGPRAYRIAFSAGHASADAVPMSLKQSILLLVGHWYVNREATLNTAQGGTTISRQVEFGLKALAGRLRVSPDHS